The Lysobacter panacisoli genome includes a window with the following:
- a CDS encoding cytochrome b N-terminal domain-containing protein, with protein sequence MSLKIERIQPKNRLLAWVEDRLPAVSFIAAHTSRYYAPKNFNVWYYFGVLALVVLVNQLVTGIFLAMHFKPSAAEAFASVEYIMRDVEWGWLIRYMHSTGASLFFVVIYFHMMRGLLYGSYKKPRELVWILGMLIYLLLMAEAFMGYVLPWGQMSFWGAKVIISLFGAIPWVGESLQHWVMGDYVPGDATLNRFFSLHVVALPIVLLFLVTIHVLALHEVGSNNPDGVEIHENTGPDGKPVDGIPFHPYYSVEDLFSTTIFLLLAAFLIFFAPTVGGLFLEHDNFTEANPLVTPEHIKPVWYFTPYYAMLRVVPDKILGVVVMGAAILALFGLPWIDRGRVKSVRYRGLGYKVALGVFVVSFVLLGAVGIGAIASLLPRMLGEGTDVNLIENWIGRVLLAGYFGFFAFTWVYTRFGFERTRPVPERVT encoded by the coding sequence ATGTCCCTCAAGATCGAGCGCATCCAACCGAAGAACCGGCTGCTGGCCTGGGTCGAGGACCGGCTCCCGGCGGTCTCGTTCATTGCCGCGCACACCAGCCGCTACTACGCGCCGAAGAACTTCAACGTCTGGTACTACTTCGGTGTGCTCGCGCTGGTGGTGCTGGTCAACCAGCTGGTCACGGGCATCTTCCTGGCGATGCATTTCAAACCGTCGGCGGCGGAGGCGTTCGCGTCGGTCGAATACATCATGCGCGACGTGGAGTGGGGCTGGCTGATCCGCTACATGCACTCCACCGGCGCGTCGCTGTTCTTCGTGGTCATCTACTTCCACATGATGCGTGGCCTGCTGTACGGCTCGTACAAGAAACCGCGCGAACTGGTGTGGATCCTCGGCATGCTGATCTACCTGCTGCTGATGGCCGAAGCCTTCATGGGTTACGTGTTGCCGTGGGGCCAGATGTCGTTCTGGGGCGCGAAGGTGATCATCTCGCTGTTCGGCGCGATCCCGTGGGTCGGCGAGAGCCTGCAGCACTGGGTGATGGGCGATTACGTACCGGGTGACGCCACGCTCAACCGGTTCTTCTCGCTGCACGTGGTGGCGTTGCCGATCGTGCTGCTGTTCCTGGTGACGATACACGTGCTGGCGCTGCACGAGGTCGGTTCCAACAATCCCGACGGCGTGGAGATCCACGAGAACACCGGGCCCGACGGCAAGCCGGTGGACGGAATTCCGTTCCATCCGTACTACTCGGTGGAAGACCTCTTCAGCACGACGATCTTCCTGCTGCTGGCTGCGTTCCTGATCTTCTTCGCGCCGACCGTCGGCGGGCTGTTCCTGGAGCACGACAACTTCACCGAAGCCAATCCGCTGGTCACTCCCGAGCACATCAAGCCGGTGTGGTACTTCACGCCGTACTACGCGATGTTGCGCGTGGTGCCGGACAAGATCCTCGGCGTGGTCGTGATGGGCGCGGCGATCCTGGCGCTGTTCGGATTGCCGTGGATCGATCGCGGCAGGGTGAAGTCGGTGCGCTACCGCGGGCTCGGCTACAAGGTGGCGCTGGGCGTGTTCGTGGTGTCGTTCGTGCTGCTCGGCGCGGTCGGCATCGGCGCGATCGCCTCGCTGCTGCCGCGCATGCTGGGCGAGGGCACCGACGTGAACCTGATAGAGAACTGGATCGGCCGCGTCCTGCTGGCCGGCTACTTCGGATTCTTCGCCTTCACCTGGGTGTACACCCGCTTCGGCTTCGAACGCACGCGGCCGGTGCCCGAACGAGTGACCTGA
- a CDS encoding Ohr family peroxiredoxin — MPLQPPPTSLLDKYYGDDAAALYIGRVRVTGGEARHGRASGVVMSDDGALDVNLRLPTELGGPGGGSNPEQLLAAGYAACFHGALTLLAQRAGIEIGNLVIDAAVTFARDPMDGLFLLSADITVVLPGVDRALAAELVRNTERICPYAKMFRHGIDHVVAVASEHTG; from the coding sequence ATGCCGCTGCAACCGCCGCCGACGAGTCTGCTCGACAAGTACTACGGCGATGACGCCGCAGCGCTCTACATCGGTCGCGTGCGCGTGACCGGCGGCGAAGCCCGTCATGGGCGCGCCTCCGGCGTGGTGATGTCCGATGACGGCGCGCTCGACGTAAACCTGCGCCTGCCCACCGAACTCGGTGGCCCCGGCGGCGGCAGCAATCCCGAACAGCTGCTCGCCGCCGGTTATGCCGCCTGCTTCCACGGTGCGCTGACGCTGTTGGCGCAACGTGCCGGCATCGAGATCGGCAACCTCGTGATCGATGCCGCAGTGACCTTCGCGCGCGATCCGATGGACGGACTGTTCCTGCTGTCGGCCGACATCACGGTCGTCCTTCCCGGCGTGGACCGCGCGCTTGCGGCCGAGCTGGTCCGCAACACCGAGCGCATCTGTCCCTACGCCAAGATGTTCCGCCACGGCATCGACCATGTCGTGGCGGTCGCCTCCGAACACACGGGTTAA
- a CDS encoding SDR family oxidoreductase, with the protein MKVLVIGGTGLIGSKVVARLRDAGHEAVVAAPSTGVDILSGEGLDAAMAGTDIVIDLSNSPSFEAQAVMDFFQTAGRNIHGAEAKAGVGHHVALSVVGTERLPESAYFRAKIAQEKLIRGSGIPYTIIHSTQFFEFLPSMIKSGTQGETVHLPPALVQAIAADDVADAVTRFALEAPRNGMVEIAGPERQPLSALAQRFMSATQDAREVVADVHAPYFGAELQNDTLVPHAPPAFQGAQDFERWFAQSDFGGQAPRAAAG; encoded by the coding sequence ATGAAAGTCCTTGTCATCGGCGGTACCGGACTGATCGGCAGCAAGGTGGTCGCGCGCCTTCGCGACGCGGGCCACGAAGCGGTCGTGGCCGCGCCGTCCACCGGCGTCGACATCCTCAGCGGCGAAGGGCTGGATGCTGCGATGGCGGGTACCGACATCGTGATCGACCTGTCCAATTCGCCGTCGTTCGAGGCGCAGGCGGTCATGGACTTCTTCCAGACCGCAGGTCGCAACATCCACGGCGCCGAAGCGAAGGCGGGCGTGGGACATCACGTCGCATTGTCCGTGGTCGGCACCGAACGCCTGCCGGAAAGCGCGTATTTCCGCGCCAAGATCGCGCAGGAGAAGCTGATCCGCGGGTCCGGCATTCCGTACACCATCATCCACTCGACGCAGTTCTTCGAGTTCCTGCCGAGCATGATCAAGTCCGGCACGCAGGGCGAGACGGTGCACCTGCCGCCGGCGCTGGTGCAGGCGATCGCGGCGGACGACGTCGCCGATGCGGTCACGCGCTTCGCGCTGGAAGCACCGAGGAACGGCATGGTCGAGATCGCCGGGCCGGAGCGCCAACCGTTGTCCGCGCTCGCGCAGCGCTTCATGAGCGCCACCCAGGATGCGCGCGAAGTGGTCGCCGACGTGCATGCGCCGTACTTCGGCGCGGAACTGCAGAACGACACGCTGGTTCCCCACGCGCCCCCGGCGTTCCAGGGCGCGCAGGATTTCGAGCGTTGGTTCGCGCAGTCGGATTTCGGCGGCCAGGCCCCGCGCGCGGCGGCCGGCTGA